A segment of the Curtobacterium sp. MCSS17_007 genome:
GATGCGGAAAGCGGACCCCTCGCGCACGACCTCGACGCCGTCGTACCCGGTGATGCGTGGCAGGCCCTCGGTGACCGGCGCCTCGAGCGTCCCGACGACGACGGTCGTCGCACCCGAGGCGACGGCGGCCTCGACCCCGGCGGGGGCGTCCTCGAACGCCAGGCACCGCTCGGGCGACACCCCGAGCAGGGCGGCACCGCGCAGGTAGCCCTCGGGGTGCGGTTTGCTGCGCTCGGCGTCCTCGGAGGGCACGAGGGCCTCGGGCACGGGGACCCCGGCGGCCCGCATGCGCTCCACCGCGAGCTCGCGCGGCGCACTCGTGACGAGGGCGACCGGCACGCCGGCGTCGAGCAGCCGCTGCACGAAGGCGGCGGCCCCGGGGACCTCGACGATG
Coding sequences within it:
- a CDS encoding HAD-IA family hydrolase, with translation MIDVVVSGVLFDMDGTLVDSTAVVEDAWSRFGAEHGIDPAEILGFSHGRQTIDTVQRFLPHLSPDEQRVIVDTMIAAEIGYTEGIVEVPGAAAFVQRLLDAGVPVALVTSAPRELAVERMRAAGVPVPEALVPSEDAERSKPHPEGYLRGAALLGVSPERCLAFEDAPAGVEAAVASGATTVVVGTLEAPVTEGLPRITGYDGVEVVREGSAFRIRG